In Tissierellales bacterium, a single window of DNA contains:
- a CDS encoding AAA family ATPase, translated as MPMGIIVFGLNGSGKSTLGKALARLLGYKHMDVEDYAFTESDIPYKNQLTREEYVSLMLKDIKKYDEFVLSAVKGNFGEEISSLYELGVFIDVPYDIRVKRVEQRSIAKFGDRVKKGGDMYESEKRFFEFVKSRDIVSVKHWSESLNCPIIEVDGTKDILENAESIKEEYLKIYTDP; from the coding sequence ATGCCTATGGGAATAATAGTATTTGGTCTAAATGGTAGCGGAAAATCTACATTAGGAAAAGCGTTAGCGAGGTTATTAGGATATAAGCATATGGATGTTGAAGATTATGCATTTACTGAATCAGATATACCATATAAAAATCAACTCACAAGAGAAGAATACGTGAGTTTAATGCTAAAAGATATAAAAAAGTATGATGAATTTGTTCTATCTGCTGTTAAAGGAAATTTTGGTGAAGAAATATCTTCATTATATGAGCTTGGAGTTTTCATAGATGTGCCATATGATATTCGGGTTAAACGAGTGGAGCAAAGATCGATAGCTAAATTTGGAGATAGGGTAAAAAAAGGTGGAGACATGTATGAATCAGAGAAGCGATTCTTTGAATTTGTTAAATCACGTGATATTGTAAGTGTTAAACATTGGTCAGAATCATTGAATTGCCCTATAATTGAAGTGGATGGAACAAAAGATATTTTAGAGAATGCGGAATCGATAAAAGAAGAATATTTGAAAATATACACAGATCCCTAA
- a CDS encoding leucine-rich repeat domain-containing protein, translating into MNHKKTLIFLLAAIIIGGAASSCKSQTLDLENKAAISDESEVTYLHIEDAELRKYLKDNDYVENPSAIKLSELENYNSFTIDNVDDKYNIKSLNGLEKLENIEFLNIINCKIENYDAIGKMDMSTLWITDSPFNDVDLLNNLNHLEELKLINVGLEKFPKLNLNQLSILKLVENNIKDLSNVKKSNLPQLKELNLAINEIENIEALNSLTKLRDLSLSENKITKISTLEDLVKLKDLTLAENLITDISGLEKCYWIENLRLSSNNITDLNAFASFTNLAHLDLENNSISDITPICGLEKLDSIDLNKNNISDLTPLMKFKSIGYLNLSNNPINYTITIGDEDTTRHINQLDISNCNLKTLDFIKNYEIKDITASKNNLKNLNGIQNIKGLKTLDVSSNHISNIDDLEYAETLNTLYLNENQLRIGDNEQSILGNSSLELLNISYNSDAEINLVSDNNSFRNLDFLDISGLNISPEMNFKENLPQIKTLYAENCSFKSTKGLECGKNLEMISLNNSKINDFSFLNRLSFENLESLSLSNTGLKDLSFLKNSTKILRDLDISKNNIIDLKRYMPWLES; encoded by the coding sequence ATGAATCATAAGAAAACATTGATATTTTTGCTAGCAGCTATAATTATAGGTGGAGCAGCTTCTAGTTGTAAAAGTCAAACACTAGATTTAGAAAACAAAGCGGCAATATCCGATGAATCTGAAGTTACTTATTTACATATAGAAGATGCTGAACTTAGAAAGTATCTAAAAGATAATGACTATGTAGAAAATCCGTCAGCTATAAAACTTTCGGAATTAGAAAATTACAATTCATTTACAATCGATAATGTTGATGACAAATATAATATAAAATCTCTAAATGGTCTCGAAAAACTCGAAAATATTGAATTTCTTAATATAATTAATTGCAAAATAGAAAATTACGATGCTATAGGTAAAATGGATATGTCGACACTTTGGATTACTGATTCGCCCTTTAATGATGTAGACTTATTAAATAATTTGAATCATTTAGAAGAGCTTAAATTAATAAATGTAGGACTCGAAAAATTTCCCAAACTAAATCTCAACCAGCTTTCAATTTTGAAGCTGGTTGAAAATAATATAAAAGACTTATCTAATGTAAAAAAAAGCAACTTACCTCAGCTTAAAGAATTGAATTTAGCCATAAATGAAATAGAAAACATTGAAGCTTTAAATAGCTTAACCAAATTAAGGGATTTAAGCCTTAGTGAAAATAAAATAACTAAAATTTCTACACTGGAAGATTTGGTTAAGCTTAAAGACCTTACACTAGCTGAAAACTTAATAACAGATATTAGTGGATTAGAAAAATGTTATTGGATTGAAAATTTAAGACTATCAAGTAACAATATAACTGACTTAAATGCGTTTGCTAGCTTTACAAATTTAGCTCATTTAGATTTAGAAAATAATTCTATTTCAGACATAACTCCTATTTGTGGTCTCGAAAAACTTGATAGCATTGATTTAAATAAGAATAATATATCTGATTTGACCCCTTTGATGAAATTTAAAAGTATAGGATACCTCAATCTTTCAAACAATCCCATAAATTATACGATAACTATTGGAGATGAAGACACTACTAGGCATATAAACCAATTAGATATATCTAATTGCAATTTGAAAACGCTAGATTTCATTAAAAATTATGAGATAAAAGATATAACTGCAAGTAAAAATAATTTAAAAAATCTAAATGGAATTCAAAATATAAAGGGTTTAAAAACATTAGATGTAAGCTCTAATCATATAAGCAATATAGATGATTTAGAATATGCAGAAACATTAAATACACTTTATCTTAATGAAAATCAATTAAGAATAGGAGATAACGAACAATCTATATTGGGAAACTCTTCTTTAGAGCTCTTAAATATATCTTATAATTCTGATGCAGAAATAAACTTAGTTTCTGATAATAACTCCTTTAGAAATTTAGACTTTCTAGATATATCTGGATTAAATATATCACCTGAAATGAATTTTAAAGAAAATTTGCCGCAAATAAAAACATTATATGCAGAAAACTGTTCTTTTAAATCTACAAAAGGTCTTGAATGCGGAAAAAATTTGGAAATGATTTCTTTAAATAATTCTAAAATCAATGATTTCTCATTTTTGAATCGCTTGAGTTTTGAAAATCTTGAATCGTTATCACTGTCAAATACCGGATTAAAAGATTTGAGTTTTCTTAAGAACAGCACTAAAATTCTTCGTGATTTAGACATATCAAAAAATAACATAATTGATTTGAAGCGTTATATGCCGTGGCTAGAATCATAA